Genomic DNA from Peribacillus simplex:
GCAGCCATTACGAAAAATCAAATAGCCTCAGATTTCATGATCTATAATGCAGATCAAGATCTTGTTTTGTCCATGGCGAAAAAGACCAAGGCTGAACTTGTTCCTTTTTCAGCTGAAGTGAAACATGAGAATGGAGCCTATGTGGAAGATGGTGCCGTCAGTTTCCGAGGAGAAAAAATCATTGCAGTTTCAGAGATAGCCCTTCCTGGGAAGCATAATTTGGAAAATGTGCTCGCGGCCATCTCAGCGGCCAAACTGAAGGGTGTAGCTAATGAAGCCATTCAGACTGTTCTCAAAACTTTTTATGGTGTTGAGCACCGTCTCCAGTTTGTGGCAACGATCGATAACCGTAAATTTTATAATGATTCGAAAGCGACGAACATTCTTGCAGCATCCAAAGCGCTAACTTCCTTTACGGAACCTGTCATCTTATTGGCGGGCGGTTTGGATCGCGGAAATGAATTTGATGAGTTGAAACCGGCGATGAAAAATGTCAAAGCCGTGATAACTTTTGGTGAAACGGCAGAAAAAATTGAACGGGTAGCCAAAGAATTAGGAATAGCGAATATAAAACGTGTCGATAATGTAGAAAAGGCCGTGCCGACTGCATTTGAATTATCAGATGAAGGCGACTGCATTCTTCTCTCCCCGGCTTGTGCAAGCTGGGATCAATATAAAACTTTTGAGCAAAGAGGAGACATGTTTATGGAGGCCGTGCATAAACTTAAGTAAGAGCTTTCGCAGAGAGAAGTGAACATGCTTCTACGTTGACACCATGGAAAAAAGCGATAATGAGCCGTTATCGCTTTTTTTTTGACTAAAGTGCTGACAAGCAATCAGCACTGATGTTTATATTCGCAGGCTCGAAAAACTTCCTAGAGGTGGATGTCCGTGCCATTAAAAAAATCGAATCCCGATCTCATTCTCATTATCGTCACCTTAAGTCTTTTGACTGTCGGATTAATCATGGTTTACAGCGCGAGTGCCATTTGGGCAACATATAAATTTGATGATTCGTTTTATTTTGCTAAAAGGCAGTTGCTGTTTGCCTGCGTTGGTGTCATAGCCATGTTTTTCATCATGAATGTGGATTACTGGACATGGCGGACATGGGCCAAAATCCTTATCATCATTTGTTTCATTATGTTACTGGCTGTGCTTGTACCAGGTATAGGGATGGCGAGAAATGGTTCGAGGAGCTGGATTGGTGTAGGTGCCTTTTCGGTGCAACCCTCTGAGTTCATGAAGTTGGCGATGATCGCTTTTTTAGCTAAGTTTTTATCAGAACGGCAAAAGCTGATCACCTCCTTTAAAAAAGGGATGCTTCCATCCTTGGGTTTAGTGTTTTTGGCATTTGGATTGATCATGTTACAGCCGGACCTTGGAACGGGAACGGTGATGGTTGGAACGTGCATCGTTATGATTTTTATATCCGGGGCAAAAATCAGTCATTTTGTAGGCTTGGGGCTAATCGGGGTAGCGGGTTTTATCGGTCTGATTTTGTCAGCGCCCTACCGGATAAAAAGGATCACGTCTTTTCTGGATCCTTGGGAAGACCCTTTGGGCAGTGGATTTCAAATGATTCAATCGTTTTATGCAATCGGACCCGGGGGATTGTTCGGATTGGGACTCGGGCAAAGCCGCCAAAAGTTTTTCTATTTACCAGAACCGCAGACTGATTTCATCTTTGCCATACTTTCCGAGGAACTTGGGTTCATCGGGGGTTCCCTGGTCATTTTATTATTTGCGCTCATGCTTTGGCGGGGCATTCGGATCGCACTTGGTGCCCCTGATTTATATGGGAGCCTTGTAGCGGTGGGAATCATTGCAATGGTCGCCATTCAAGTGATGATCAATATAGGTGTGGTAACGGGTTTAATGCCAGTTACGGGTATCACCTTGCCCCTCTTAAGTTATGGCGGTTCATCACTGACGCTCATGTTGATGGCGATTGGGGTGCTCCTGAATATTAGCCGTTATTCAAGGTTCTGAAAATAAGTGAAATATATGGTTTGGCAAAAGGGAAGTTCTGTTAAATGCAGGGCTTCCTTTTTTACGTTGAAAACCCTTGCAGGAATACGATTTTGGATGGCGCCATGCCGGAATTTAGAAATAAATGAAATGTCGCTTAAATATTACCATGTATGAATGTTGAGGAATCCACAATAAATATTGGCAATACGTCTTTGTTTAGACTATAGTATAAGAGGGTTAGGCCGTACTGGGGCTTGCTTCTGTTCATTTTTCTGCTAAAAAGGCGTTATTAATCTTGTAATATAAGTGACCTCATGGAAGAGGAAATGAAAATTATAACTTGGAATTTTTGGAACAACAAGGAGGTTTATCATGGATAATGTGATAAAGCAATTAACTGAAATGAAAATCGGCAAAGTTCTTGAACAGGAACCGCTTGCAAATCATACAACTATGAAAATTGGGGGGCCGGCTGATTTATTCATCGTGCCGTCATCCATTGAAAATATAGAAAAAACAATGAAGGTCATCAAAGAAAATGGGATTCCGTGGACGGTGATCGGCAGGGGCTCGAACCTACTTGTCAGTGATGGCGGAATTGAAGGTGCCGTGCTTAAATTGGGTAAAGGACTTGATCATCTCGAGATAAATGGGCCGGAGATAAAAGCAGGAGCTGGGGTATCACTTGTCAGCCTGT
This window encodes:
- the murD gene encoding UDP-N-acetylmuramoyl-L-alanine--D-glutamate ligase, with the translated sequence MKETAKYSEKKILVLGLAKSGVIAASLLHKLGAFVTVNDMKPLSENPEAQGLLEQGIKVICGSHPIELLDEGFELIVKNPGIPYRNPIVKGALEKGIPVITEVELAYQISEAPFIGITGTNGKTTTTTLIYEMLKAGEKSPLIAGNIGTVASGVAENAKPDDSIVIELSSFQLMGIDEFRPEISIVTNLYDAHLDYHSSKQEYVEAKAAITKNQIASDFMIYNADQDLVLSMAKKTKAELVPFSAEVKHENGAYVEDGAVSFRGEKIIAVSEIALPGKHNLENVLAAISAAKLKGVANEAIQTVLKTFYGVEHRLQFVATIDNRKFYNDSKATNILAASKALTSFTEPVILLAGGLDRGNEFDELKPAMKNVKAVITFGETAEKIERVAKELGIANIKRVDNVEKAVPTAFELSDEGDCILLSPACASWDQYKTFEQRGDMFMEAVHKLK
- the spoVE gene encoding stage V sporulation protein E, with protein sequence MSVPLKKSNPDLILIIVTLSLLTVGLIMVYSASAIWATYKFDDSFYFAKRQLLFACVGVIAMFFIMNVDYWTWRTWAKILIIICFIMLLAVLVPGIGMARNGSRSWIGVGAFSVQPSEFMKLAMIAFLAKFLSERQKLITSFKKGMLPSLGLVFLAFGLIMLQPDLGTGTVMVGTCIVMIFISGAKISHFVGLGLIGVAGFIGLILSAPYRIKRITSFLDPWEDPLGSGFQMIQSFYAIGPGGLFGLGLGQSRQKFFYLPEPQTDFIFAILSEELGFIGGSLVILLFALMLWRGIRIALGAPDLYGSLVAVGIIAMVAIQVMINIGVVTGLMPVTGITLPLLSYGGSSLTLMLMAIGVLLNISRYSRF